A window of Rhododendron vialii isolate Sample 1 chromosome 13a, ASM3025357v1 contains these coding sequences:
- the LOC131312752 gene encoding uncharacterized protein LOC131312752 isoform X2 gives MDGSEYYDRRSTSTPRPPPSTTSVHVTALDGIVNVNSLFTIAVFVGLSLASPGQHSLETSACDAGVTAAKHLLVFEVVSFSFFLFSSLVAQGLKLAINLKNSTDVDEAFRAHINSRVLRSGMLASAVGSVMGCIFLMLSMVNVIQIRLGTLACGSRSTVHAVVALVVLVSSALLVYISTAVYAFLQ, from the coding sequence ATCCGAGTACTACGACCGTCGATCCACCTCGACCCCGCGCCCTCCGCCGTCCACCACCAGCGTCCACGTCACCGCCCTCGACGGCATCGTGAACGTCAACTCCCTCTTCACCATCGCCGTCTTCGTGGGCCTCTCCCTCGCCTCCCCGGGCCAGCACAGCCTTGAGACCTCCGCTTGCGACGCCGGCGTCACGGCCGCCAAACACCTCCTCGTATTCGAAGTGGTCTCCttcagcttcttcctcttctcctcccTGGTGGCCCAGGGCCTCAAACTGGCCATCAACCTGAAGAACAGCACCGACGTCGACGAGGCCTTCCGGGCCCACATTAACAGCAGGGTTTTGAGGTCCGGGATGCTGGCGTCGGCCGTCGGGTCGGTGATGGGGTGCATTTTCCTGATGCTGTCGATGGTGAATGTGATCCAGATACGGCTGGGGACGCTGGCCTGCGGCAGCAGGTCGACGGTGCACGCGGTGGTGGCCCTGGTTGTGCTGGTGTCCTCTGCCCTTCTTGTTTATATATCTACTGCTGTATATGCATTTCTGCAGTAA
- the LOC131312752 gene encoding uncharacterized protein LOC131312752 isoform X1 has translation MDESEYYDRRSTSTPRPPPSTTSVHVTALDGIVNVNSLFTIAVFVGLSLASPGQHSLETSACDAGVTAAKHLLVFEVVSFSFFLFSSLVAQGLKLAINLKNSTDVDEAFRAHINSRVLRSGMLASAVGSVMGCIFLMLSMVNVIQIRLGTLACGSRSTVHAVVALVVLVSSALLVYISTAVYAFLQ, from the exons ATGGATGA ATCCGAGTACTACGACCGTCGATCCACCTCGACCCCGCGCCCTCCGCCGTCCACCACCAGCGTCCACGTCACCGCCCTCGACGGCATCGTGAACGTCAACTCCCTCTTCACCATCGCCGTCTTCGTGGGCCTCTCCCTCGCCTCCCCGGGCCAGCACAGCCTTGAGACCTCCGCTTGCGACGCCGGCGTCACGGCCGCCAAACACCTCCTCGTATTCGAAGTGGTCTCCttcagcttcttcctcttctcctcccTGGTGGCCCAGGGCCTCAAACTGGCCATCAACCTGAAGAACAGCACCGACGTCGACGAGGCCTTCCGGGCCCACATTAACAGCAGGGTTTTGAGGTCCGGGATGCTGGCGTCGGCCGTCGGGTCGGTGATGGGGTGCATTTTCCTGATGCTGTCGATGGTGAATGTGATCCAGATACGGCTGGGGACGCTGGCCTGCGGCAGCAGGTCGACGGTGCACGCGGTGGTGGCCCTGGTTGTGCTGGTGTCCTCTGCCCTTCTTGTTTATATATCTACTGCTGTATATGCATTTCTGCAGTAA